The following is a genomic window from Pectobacterium carotovorum.
GCTGGTCAGTATTCTCTGGAATGGACATCAAAATACGGCAGTGTTATTGCCTCTGCTTTTGATGGCAACGAAAAAATGGCTTCCACAACCGATGGCCTGAATGAGAAAGGGTTGGCGGCTAACGTGCTCTGGCTGGCGGAGTCTGAATACCCTAAAACCAAGCCGACCGCGAAAAAACCGGGCTTAAGCGTCGCCGCATGGGCACAGTATGTGCTGGATAATTTTGCTACGGTCGATGAAGCCGTGAAATCGCTACAACAGGAAAAATTTATACTGGTAACCAAAGACGTACCAGGACAGGATCGCATGGCAACGCTCCATCTGTCCTTGTCAGATTCGTCTGGCGATAGTGCCATTATTGAATACATCGACGGCAAACAGGTTATTCACCACAATAAGGATTATCAGGTAATGACCAATTCTCCAACCTTCGATCAACAGTTGGCGCTGACTGCCTACTGGGATCAGATTGGGGGGAATGTGATGCTACCGGGAACGAATCGCGCGGCCGACCGCTTTGTTCGTGCCTCATTCTATGTGAAAAGTGTTGCTCCTAATAAACTCATTCCAGGGGTAGCAGAAAAAAGTAAAATAGAAAAAGATAAAGCGGACTTAGCCACCGCATTCAGTATTATACGTAATGCATCGGTTCCTTATGGTTATTCCTTACCGGGTATGCCAAACATTGCCTCAACACGCTGGCGCACGGTCATCGATCATAAATCGCTACAGTACTTTTTTGAATCTGCCGTCTCCCCCAATATTTTTTGGGTTGATTTGAAAAAAATCGACTTTGCTCCGCGTGGAGATAACGCCAGCAAATTAGATTTAGGGCCAAACCAGAGCACCATCTATTCTGGCCAAGCTTCAGAGCACTTTAAGCCCGCTACGCCATTTAAATTTGCTGGACTATAAATAATAAGATTATTTACGATATTATTTTTATTCCACGATGATGTTAAAGCGCCATATTCATATGGCGCTTTAATACAGGCATAATAAATAAGGATATCGATAGGCTATTTACAGCACCTTCGCATTCCCTACCCATTCGGCATAGAAATGGCTCGAACAGATTCCAGGTTCGATTGCCTTTATCTCTGTCTTAACTAATCCCAGATTGATGAATGGGTCGTCCGCCAGAATGTCTTCCATGTCAGCACTATCTAACCCGTAGGCTAAAATAAACCCGCCTGTGCCATCGTCCAGCGGACCGGCAAAAATGACATTGCCTTTTTTAATATTATCCGCCAGCCATTTTTTGTGTGTGTCAATACTCTTTTCAAGTTCATCTTTCGGGCTGGTGTAATACAGCGTAATAGCATAGAGCATCATGTCCACCTTAATAATTATTGAACGGCTATGGATGTAATAACGGAATGAATAGAAGATTTCGCATGTTGGATTTCACGATTCTTTATTTCATCCCCTTTTGAAGCCCCTTCCGCGCGGACGAAATGAATATCGGTAATACCAAGAAAGCGGAAAAAGCCCTGAAGATAACGTTCCTGAAAATCCATATCTAAAAAAGGTGGAGCGGTATAAAAACCACCGCGAGAAGAAACCACAATAACCGTTCTTCCCCCAGATAAACCTACCGGGCCTTTTTCCGTATATTTAAAGGTCTTGCCAGCCTGCGCGAGCCGATCCAGCCACGATTTCAATTGGCTCGAGACAGAAAAATTATACATTGGCGCACCAATAACAATCACGTCATTCGCCAGAAACTCCGCGACCAACGCCTCAGATAATTGGTGTTCACGCAGCGTGGCGTCATCTACCAAAGAGGATGCGATTTGGCGAAACCCTGCGGCAATCGGCCCAGTCAGGTGGCGAATTTCATCTTTAACCACGTCCCGATAAGAGACGACGGCATTCGGATGCTGTTTGACTAACTCATTCACCACGTCAGCAGCAATCTGTCGGGAAACGGAACCGTTCTCAAGAATACTGGAGTCTATATGTAAAATGTTCACAATAACTTCTCCTACACTGAGTTTTAAAGCTCACTCATTTAACTGCTTTAGCCGCGCTATCAATAAAATCCGCGACAGCTTCCGGGTGTGACACCAGAGACATATGGCTGGAGGCAATAGTGCGTATCTTTGCACCGATATGGCTCGCGATATCTTTCTGAATAGATGGATTTAATGCCTTGTCATTCTCCGTCAGCAAATACCAGGTCGGTTTAGCTTTCCACGCCGCTTTCTGAACGCGATCGCCAAACGCTTTTGCCGCAATCGGCTGCTGCACCGCAGCCAACGCCTGCGCTTTCTGCAGTGGCACATCGCCCGCCATCACCTCACGATACTGCTCAGGGTTATCCAGCCAAATCAGGCCATTAGCATCCGGTGCCATGCCTTCCATCGGCGCTTTCAAACGCTGCAATAAGTCAGAGACGGACTCCCCGCTGTCTGGCACCAGCGCCGACAAATAGACGATGCCGCGAACCTTGGGATCATTGCCGGCCTGCGTCACGACGGCCCCGCCCCACGAATGCCCCACCAGCAGCACATCGCCCTGCTGCCTTTGCAGCACGCGCTCCGTCGCTTCAACGTCATCCGCTAAGGAAGTGAGCGGGTTTTGCACCGCCGTCACGTGGTATCCCATTTCCTGTAGTCGAGCCGTGACGGCAGACCAGCTGGAGCCATCGGCAAAGGCACCGTGGACCAAAACGATATTGTTAATTTTTGCCGCTTCCGCAACATTGTGAACGCTGGCAGACAGCACCAGACCTAACGCGATAGCCAGATGGCCTAGCCAGTTAATACGGTAATGCGTCATACGCTTTCCTCTGAAAAGGTGATACGGCTGCCGGTTTCCCACGATGCGTTTCATCAGGGGTAGCGAATGGTTGAATGTTAATCGTGGTTGATGCTTGCGGTAAGATGGCAAACTTGACATAGTTCATGCAAAATTCGCCAAATCGTGTCTGGCAGGAAAAATCACTATGCACATCGCCATTCTGGCGCTGCCGGGC
Proteins encoded in this region:
- a CDS encoding linear amide C-N hydrolase encodes the protein MKKNNKHIKSTVCALSLVALTLGSAVSLACTRLVYKDINNPDYPITARSMDWAEDTHTNLWIFPRELKRSGAAGQYSLEWTSKYGSVIASAFDGNEKMASTTDGLNEKGLAANVLWLAESEYPKTKPTAKKPGLSVAAWAQYVLDNFATVDEAVKSLQQEKFILVTKDVPGQDRMATLHLSLSDSSGDSAIIEYIDGKQVIHHNKDYQVMTNSPTFDQQLALTAYWDQIGGNVMLPGTNRAADRFVRASFYVKSVAPNKLIPGVAEKSKIEKDKADLATAFSIIRNASVPYGYSLPGMPNIASTRWRTVIDHKSLQYFFESAVSPNIFWVDLKKIDFAPRGDNASKLDLGPNQSTIYSGQASEHFKPATPFKFAGL
- a CDS encoding YciI family protein — encoded protein: MLYAITLYYTSPKDELEKSIDTHKKWLADNIKKGNVIFAGPLDDGTGGFILAYGLDSADMEDILADDPFINLGLVKTEIKAIEPGICSSHFYAEWVGNAKVL
- a CDS encoding alpha/beta hydrolase codes for the protein MTHYRINWLGHLAIALGLVLSASVHNVAEAAKINNIVLVHGAFADGSSWSAVTARLQEMGYHVTAVQNPLTSLADDVEATERVLQRQQGDVLLVGHSWGGAVVTQAGNDPKVRGIVYLSALVPDSGESVSDLLQRLKAPMEGMAPDANGLIWLDNPEQYREVMAGDVPLQKAQALAAVQQPIAAKAFGDRVQKAAWKAKPTWYLLTENDKALNPSIQKDIASHIGAKIRTIASSHMSLVSHPEAVADFIDSAAKAVK
- a CDS encoding FMN-dependent NADH-azoreductase, with product MNILHIDSSILENGSVSRQIAADVVNELVKQHPNAVVSYRDVVKDEIRHLTGPIAAGFRQIASSLVDDATLREHQLSEALVAEFLANDVIVIGAPMYNFSVSSQLKSWLDRLAQAGKTFKYTEKGPVGLSGGRTVIVVSSRGGFYTAPPFLDMDFQERYLQGFFRFLGITDIHFVRAEGASKGDEIKNREIQHAKSSIHSVITSIAVQ